From Actinomycetota bacterium:
GGCCTGCTCCTGGTACTCGGTGGGGTCGAACCCCAGCGCCCGCCGCGAGGTCAGGTCGATGCCGACCCGGTCCATCCGCTCACCCGCGGCCCGGGAGCGGCGGACCAGGCCCAGCTGCTCCAAGGTCTTCACCGCGCCGGCGATCGCGCTGCGGCTGGCCAGTAGCGCTTCGGCCAGTTCCGCGATGCTCTGCTCGCGCGGGTCGCAGATGGCCAGATAGCCCAGCAGCCGCCCCACCACCGGGGCCATCCCGTAACGGCGGGCGTAGAGCCGGCCGGCGTGGTCGGCGAAGGTGATCTCGGCATCGGTCGGCATGTGCAGCATACTACACATATGCCTGAGATAACACAAGTTTGTGTTATCTCAGAAGTCTCGGTCCGGCTTGGAGA
This genomic window contains:
- a CDS encoding MarR family transcriptional regulator, producing MPTDAEITFADHAGRLYARRYGMAPVVGRLLGYLAICDPREQSIAELAEALLASRSAIAGAVKTLEQLGLVRRSRAAGERMDRVGIDLTSRRALGFDPTEYQEQAALAREGLAILAHAPPERRAVLLEWAAMAEWLVARLPEWEKDWQAHREALRAAGELPGDTTHS